The following proteins come from a genomic window of Elgaria multicarinata webbii isolate HBS135686 ecotype San Diego chromosome 10, rElgMul1.1.pri, whole genome shotgun sequence:
- the LOC134404991 gene encoding inhibitory synaptic factor 2A-like has protein sequence MVSKETGPVPSQGAEGSQEKAMTVRSALLKRDSPDAQGHLQRRRRHRTQQVRFKDPVESHPSQEGPCNNTPCASTAPEWVPPCARHSWPQAKPHLLPLPTAPHKACLSTAIQTSPSLRRPSRVTPFAWEEALGRGVGHSQDPPPWGSTSLPAHSPPPASPCAQQGPKASVALAPHLPPPPPRCPGPPWPGHRQCLQHKPCCASCQPPASPPGALWPCSPSLTPDPTEQASSEPPSPPRRQLPRAPRPVAQGSFRAAPTPAFLLWYPARLLPPTAPTTGEPATSVASQGTLLSTAPARPAAAEKDRQRCPQGPPACLLLPRPPHCSRSPEACLTPRQAETLRHVQDLLQLVAGAPRPPGPSGAEEPLPASQDPAGEAGHLPSQLQALEGVLETSQQTIKVLLDVIQDLEKKEAQRDGRQSYRTGQDTANCGTCRDCACIIYSVEHDFRRQEGRFQPVLSTIGLELSQSPTTTTVLRGATRSRQEPPPTPGLPAKAEPQRSWRRCFWFL, from the exons ATGGTCAGCAAAGAGACGGGTCCCGTCCCGTCCCAGGGTGCGGAGGGCAGCCAGGAGAAAGCCATGACGGTGCGCTCAGCGCTGCTGAAGCGAGATTCACCTGATGCCCAGGGCCACctgcagcgccgccgccgccaccggaCCCAGCAGGTGCGCTTCAAGGACCCGGTGGAGAGCCACCCCAGCCAGGAGGGCCCCTGCAACAACACCCCATGTGCCTCCACAGCCCCGGAGTGGGTGCCGCCCTGTGCCCGGCACAGCTGGCCCCAGGCCAAGCCTcacctgctccccctgcccactgCCCCCCACAAAGCCTGCCTGAGCACCGCCATCCAGACCTCACCCAGCCTCCGCCGGCCCTCCCGGGTCACCCCCTTTGCCTGGGAGGAGGCGCTTGGCCGGGGAGTGGGCCACAGCCAGGATCCGCCCCCATGGGGCTCCACCAGCCTTCCTGCACACAGCCCGCCTCCTGCCTCACCCTGTGCCCAGCAGGGCCCCAAGGCTTCTGTCGCCCTGGCCCCCCACCTGCCGCCACCTCCACCACGGTGCCCTGGCCCGCCATGGCCTGGCCACAGACAGTGCCTCCAGCACAAGCCCTGTTGTGCCTCCTGCCAACCCCCTGCCAGCCCCCCGGGAGCCCTGTGGCCATGCTCCCCCTCTCTGACCCCCGACCCCACTGAGCAGGCCTCATCAgaacccccctctcccccacggCGGCAGCTGCCCCGTGCCCCCCGCCCCGTTGCTCAGGGTTCCTTCCGGGCAGCGCCCACACCTGCCTTTCTGCTCTGGTACCCAGCCCGTCTGCTCCCACCCACGGCCCCCACCACAGGGGAGCCAGCAACCTCTGTGGCCTCGCAGGGCACCCTCCTCAGCACCGCTCCGGCCCGGCCCGCGGCTGCTGAGAAGGACAGGCAGCGCTGTCCCCAGGggccgcctgcctgcctcctgctGCCAAGGCCGCCGCACTGCAGCCGTTCCCCCGAGGCCTGCCTCACGCCACGGCAAGCGGAGACTCTGCGCCATGTCCAGGACCTTCTGCAGCTGGTGGCGGGGGCTCCAAGGCCTCCGGGCCCCTCGGGGGCGGAGGAGCCTTTGCCAGCCTCTCAGGACCCTGCCGGGGAGGCGGGACACCTCCCCTCCCAGCTGCAGGCTCTCGAGGGGGTGCTGGAGACCAGCCAGCAGACGATCAAGGTGCTACTAGACGTGATCCAGGACCTTGAGAAGAAGGAGGCGCAGCGGGATGG GCGGCAGTCGTATCGGACGGGGCAGGACACTGCCAACTGTGGGACATGCCGGGACTGTGCTTGCATCATTTACAG CGTGGAACACGATTTCCGACGACAGGAGGGGCGTTTCCAGCCAGTGCTGAGCACCATCGGGCTGGAGCTGAGCCAGAGCCCCACCACCACGACGGTGCTGCGCGGTGCCACACGAAGCCGCCAGGAGCCTCCGCCGACTCCAGGACTGCCTGCGAAAGCCGAGCCTCAACGGTCCTGGCGGAGGTGCTTCTGGTTCCTGTGA